Proteins encoded within one genomic window of Candidatus Zixiibacteriota bacterium:
- a CDS encoding PilZ domain-containing protein has translation MQNSRSRRRRHPLTYFPVTDVQSGEVLGRVVDFTTEGFRLLCNEVIDPDRRFDLRMELPISVQGASEVVCRAQSIWCGRDINPEYFAAGFAIEPLSLPDRRRLEHLQLCHCFQD, from the coding sequence ATGCAAAACTCTCGCAGCCGTCGTCGCCGGCACCCTTTGACCTATTTCCCGGTAACGGACGTACAGTCCGGTGAGGTTCTGGGACGGGTGGTAGATTTCACCACCGAAGGTTTCCGGCTGTTGTGCAATGAGGTTATTGACCCGGACCGAAGATTTGATCTGAGAATGGAATTGCCCATATCAGTGCAGGGAGCTTCGGAAGTAGTCTGCCGGGCTCAATCAATCTGGTGCGGGCGGGATATCAACCCGGAATACTTCGCAGCCGGATTCGCCATAGAACCGTTGTCGCTGCCGGATCGTCGCCGTTTGGAGCATTTACAACTCTGCCATTGCTTTCAGGACTGA
- a CDS encoding SPOR domain-containing protein, with amino-acid sequence MYFWKTIIVVFALLALTLACADKKEEAEKLEQEMMAQEQPVDTTPVQEVVSDTTSPKPAMDYSATPEEETTYQADIVTGTGYTVQVASCEDMTYAQYLKKKYTSRGYEAFVTTFMLDGQTYYRVRLGKFDGYSQAKALQEEVIDKYSVPAWVGNLGE; translated from the coding sequence ATGTATTTCTGGAAGACAATAATAGTCGTCTTTGCGTTGCTTGCCCTGACATTGGCCTGCGCCGATAAAAAGGAAGAAGCCGAGAAACTTGAGCAAGAAATGATGGCTCAGGAACAACCGGTTGATACCACTCCGGTTCAGGAGGTGGTTTCCGATACGACCAGCCCCAAACCGGCTATGGACTATTCCGCAACTCCGGAAGAGGAAACGACCTATCAGGCCGATATCGTTACCGGAACCGGTTATACCGTTCAGGTAGCCTCGTGCGAAGACATGACTTATGCTCAATACCTGAAGAAGAAGTACACGAGCCGTGGGTATGAAGCGTTTGTGACCACATTTATGTTGGATGGCCAGACGTATTATCGGGTGCGTCTGGGCAAGTTCGACGGTTATTCTCAGGCGAAAGCACTTCAGGAAGAAGTTATCGATAAGTACTCAGTACCGGCGTGGGTAGGCAATTTGGGTGAGTAA
- a CDS encoding cysteine synthase family protein yields the protein MAMYENVLDLVGHTPLVRLRTGIPENGPRAYVKLEFYNPTGSVKDRMTAYVLQKAVREGKIKPGDTVIDNTSGNTGSALAMAASVLGVHAIVTTPIKTSKEKIDLMRSFGAEVIVTPEAPHDDPHSFYAVARRMAREHGYFDLDQYDSQDNVEAHYYLTGPELWNDTGGKITHFVCGIGTGGTFSGAARYLKEQNPEVVAVAVDPEGSVFAGMYHGDTNPPSEPYKIEGIGSDVPTKAMHMKYVDRLITVSDADAFNRARRISSEEGISGGGSSGAVACAMEQIAAEVGPEALIIGIFADGGIKYLSKCYNDEWMREMGFLPQEEFSK from the coding sequence ATGGCAATGTACGAGAATGTCTTGGATCTGGTTGGTCATACCCCCCTGGTTCGACTGAGAACAGGCATACCTGAAAACGGTCCCCGGGCTTATGTGAAACTGGAATTTTACAACCCTACCGGTTCGGTTAAAGATCGCATGACTGCTTATGTTTTGCAAAAAGCTGTCCGGGAAGGTAAAATCAAACCGGGCGATACCGTCATCGACAATACCTCGGGTAACACCGGTTCGGCCCTGGCGATGGCCGCCAGCGTGCTCGGGGTACACGCGATAGTCACGACACCGATTAAAACCTCCAAAGAAAAAATAGATCTGATGAGATCATTCGGCGCCGAGGTCATCGTTACCCCGGAAGCGCCACACGATGATCCGCACAGTTTCTATGCCGTCGCACGCCGTATGGCTCGTGAGCACGGCTATTTTGATCTGGATCAATACGACAGTCAGGATAACGTTGAAGCACATTACTATCTTACCGGCCCGGAATTATGGAACGACACCGGCGGTAAGATCACTCACTTCGTATGCGGTATCGGTACCGGCGGTACTTTTTCAGGCGCGGCGCGATATCTCAAAGAGCAAAATCCTGAGGTGGTGGCCGTAGCGGTAGACCCTGAAGGATCGGTATTCGCCGGGATGTATCACGGCGATACGAATCCACCGTCGGAACCGTATAAAATAGAAGGAATCGGTTCCGATGTCCCGACTAAGGCTATGCACATGAAATATGTAGATCGCCTGATCACGGTTTCGGATGCGGATGCTTTCAATCGTGCTCGACGCATTAGCAGTGAAGAGGGAATCTCCGGTGGCGGATCTTCGGGAGCCGTAGCCTGCGCTATGGAACAGATTGCGGCAGAAGTCGGACCGGAAGCGCTTATTATCGGGATATTCGCAGACGGAGGTATTAAATACCTCAGCAAATGCTATAATGACGAATGGATGAGAGAAATGGGTTTTCTGCCCCAAGAGGAGTTTAGCAAGTGA
- a CDS encoding DUF1573 domain-containing protein produces the protein MSGIRQRAVGAAMILLMTAATLTAQDAGRLTYSEQVFDFGHVAIEFRIFRTYSLVNETDKEIRITSVDASCDCSAVGLSDSTVAPGDTVYFYLDFNTRDAYGPVTRSFTVFLDNAPRPEFKFYYVSDIGVWLKGIKPDPVSVFFLPGRTEQEVVIANPLYQKLSVQLTEQASDFFDVDITKDVAKRGENLRIKVYPQADLKPGTHYSSFTLSVSGEGLQKPVPLTIPVKIVKY, from the coding sequence GTGAGCGGAATCAGACAGAGAGCCGTTGGGGCCGCAATGATCCTGCTGATGACAGCAGCCACGTTAACGGCTCAAGACGCCGGTCGCCTGACCTATAGTGAGCAGGTATTTGATTTTGGCCATGTAGCCATTGAATTTCGAATTTTCCGCACCTATTCGCTGGTTAACGAAACCGATAAAGAAATCCGAATCACGAGTGTCGATGCTTCATGCGATTGCTCCGCAGTAGGATTATCCGATTCAACCGTAGCACCGGGTGATACCGTCTACTTCTATCTGGATTTTAATACCCGAGATGCTTACGGACCGGTAACCAGGTCATTTACGGTATTTCTTGACAATGCCCCCCGCCCTGAGTTCAAGTTCTACTACGTAAGCGATATCGGCGTTTGGCTTAAAGGCATCAAACCGGATCCGGTGTCGGTCTTCTTTCTCCCCGGTCGTACAGAGCAGGAGGTTGTCATAGCCAATCCGCTTTACCAAAAATTGTCAGTTCAGTTGACCGAACAAGCATCGGATTTCTTCGATGTGGATATTACCAAAGATGTTGCAAAACGGGGTGAGAACCTCAGGATAAAGGTGTATCCACAAGCGGATCTGAAACCCGGGACACACTACAGCAGCTTCACCTTGTCGGTTTCCGGTGAAGGTCTGCAAAAGCCGGTTCCCCTGACTATTCCCGTGAAAATAGTTAAGTACTGA
- a CDS encoding 4Fe-4S binding protein, which translates to MAMKITDECTACGLCLPECPTSSIEEGDIYTINPDTCNECEDQPNGSHCQEVCPVDCIEKAD; encoded by the coding sequence ATGGCGATGAAGATTACCGATGAATGCACAGCCTGCGGACTTTGTCTGCCGGAGTGCCCGACTTCTTCTATCGAAGAAGGCGACATCTATACGATCAACCCGGATACCTGCAACGAGTGTGAGGATCAGCCGAATGGTTCACACTGCCAGGAAGTTTGCCCGGTAGATTGCATTGAGAAAGCCGACTAA
- a CDS encoding dockerin type I domain-containing protein, producing the protein MFRRISVCGAVVAGAVVILAMATVLADWQPGDSHKMHYPQLPDETGWAVNATQPLILADDFMCSETGWIKDVHFWGAWMGGQEGVIDHFVLSLHADIPAEQNPDGYSMPGETLREWEIYEWAIVPIDPPTAEGWYDPLTGVVISEDHVAYYQYNVILPREDWFHQDSGTIYWLNISAVVQDPTSTWWGWKSTLNHWNDDAVWAEWGDLSWVDMYEPATADTTINPFQITIDPTGQFIQGYGGGAYGNGWYYYPEEEWWNVWFYDHPLDTLRWKEIFLMYDIVPMDPGQESYIEVAINWSLETWPNEEEPPLPGADPFIGRAIVYAGMVEAGHYEFPWEILEYNPVWVSVDVRGYNFDIPFGEITHICATRDPISLDLSFVITGGGDTCEYYKSPYGDYAPQGMPDFDMKQNGFIDGQGNWSHDGPAALANCLWWFDSKFEPLPVDPRPFWPASSHIHNDNYPLVNSYDPSLNWDDHDTNNVWWLINDLAANYVNTNGNGGIGGTALWDMQNGLRTYLAAKGLTGKFRDTIVVAPTFDYIKKEVLDCQDVILLLGFYEDFGANLNPIGWHYITTAGVCTTQTQICISDPWMDALEGEPPAGSAHGGTIHNDADNISGPHGQIQHDPYYCTSTLFPGFTQAVEVLNYPTTSTMLTNFGGMNNVRDWAPWSGGTVWTIIEYAFVICPDTVIDTCDYYKSPYGDYAPNGMPDFDQKQNSWTDPTYGGWSHCGPVALANCLWWFDSKFEPSPVDPRPFWPGPGNPAANDGYPLVVSYDPTGGWDDHDTNNVIPFVDSLAIYCRTNTSGSGTNVFDLAQGAQDWIDSTGLTGRYNIRVMPIDPEFGFDQIREEVLISQDVILLLGFWEEISPGSCERIGGHYVTVAGTCSDIADSFLCISDPYFDMHEGEPPAGSAHGSSVHNDAYYISGPHGTIYHDRYQVVTNTCQPVTGLVFVTELAGYPVNSGNVPVFYGLNPFDPSIDPIPPQGGTIHTIIEYAVIICPDSSGSETGACCDPTTGACYETDSLTCVNAGHDFQGSGTSCMPNPCDTCDYQMPGDVNGSGAIDISDITFLVNYLYLGGSAPPTPANADVNGDCCIDYRDVLYLIDNLYSGGPAPVSCTCVNPPVCIPAAPDHTLGVVRHNTDGYSGGDPTGTQWHELWPDYCQNWSIINWIDNSDGTLSWCDTVDFSYLSAPYFHSIEHVERVTTTLTLYNAVQAATMYVDRIDTLSATDAIGTFWHEVYPTYCEKYCLVYTSGTGAGPVAVGDNILMQSLPSGTAVSWQVTGVDTDVVSTPLPVVGDEYDHNLNDWELGSDPVGSEWKELWPNLDDLWRIEEWRDNGTGILDYCDTIMMRGIDMTDSTIWKHIEDATTTIELFDGTDTLLFDYMRVSPMYNYLNSPIGSWWFQVYPSQLNRMTIVGWIDNGNGYIDSCDWIDLEWIDGVDSGTVVAYHVDGVRADIISTIIEPPDCCQIRGDINHSGSGPDIADLVYLVTYMFQGGPPPPCMAEANINGSAGSDVPDISDLVWLVSYMFQNGPAPVPCP; encoded by the coding sequence ATGTTCAGGAGAATCTCTGTGTGTGGGGCTGTCGTCGCAGGCGCCGTAGTAATTCTGGCTATGGCAACAGTGCTGGCCGATTGGCAACCGGGGGATAGCCACAAAATGCACTACCCGCAACTGCCGGATGAAACCGGCTGGGCAGTGAATGCGACACAACCGTTGATTCTGGCCGATGATTTCATGTGCTCAGAAACCGGCTGGATCAAGGATGTTCATTTCTGGGGAGCCTGGATGGGAGGTCAGGAGGGAGTGATCGATCATTTCGTCTTGAGTCTTCATGCCGATATTCCGGCCGAACAGAATCCGGACGGTTACAGCATGCCGGGGGAGACCTTACGCGAATGGGAGATCTATGAATGGGCGATAGTCCCGATCGACCCACCGACCGCCGAGGGCTGGTATGATCCGTTGACGGGTGTAGTTATCTCTGAGGATCATGTCGCCTACTATCAATACAATGTGATTCTCCCGCGTGAGGACTGGTTCCATCAGGATTCCGGAACGATCTACTGGTTGAATATATCAGCCGTCGTTCAGGACCCAACTTCCACCTGGTGGGGATGGAAATCAACCCTGAACCACTGGAATGATGATGCGGTTTGGGCTGAATGGGGTGATCTGAGCTGGGTTGATATGTATGAGCCGGCTACGGCCGATACCACCATAAATCCCTTTCAGATCACCATTGACCCTACCGGCCAGTTCATTCAAGGCTATGGCGGGGGAGCTTACGGCAACGGTTGGTATTACTATCCGGAGGAAGAATGGTGGAATGTCTGGTTCTATGATCATCCTCTCGACACGTTGCGCTGGAAAGAGATTTTCCTGATGTACGATATCGTCCCCATGGACCCTGGGCAGGAGAGTTACATTGAGGTGGCGATAAACTGGTCGCTGGAAACCTGGCCGAACGAGGAAGAACCTCCTTTGCCGGGAGCTGATCCTTTCATCGGACGAGCGATTGTCTACGCCGGTATGGTAGAGGCGGGACATTACGAGTTTCCCTGGGAGATACTCGAGTATAATCCGGTTTGGGTCTCGGTCGATGTTCGGGGATATAACTTCGACATTCCCTTCGGAGAGATTACTCACATTTGCGCGACCCGTGACCCGATCTCACTTGACCTGTCCTTCGTCATAACCGGCGGTGGTGATACCTGTGAATACTACAAGTCACCTTACGGTGATTACGCGCCGCAGGGGATGCCGGATTTCGACATGAAGCAAAACGGTTTCATCGATGGACAAGGGAATTGGTCCCATGACGGTCCGGCTGCCTTGGCCAACTGCCTCTGGTGGTTCGATTCCAAATTCGAACCGTTACCGGTGGACCCGCGACCGTTCTGGCCGGCTTCGAGTCACATCCACAACGACAACTACCCGTTGGTCAACTCGTACGATCCTTCCCTCAATTGGGATGACCATGACACCAACAACGTCTGGTGGTTGATAAACGATCTGGCCGCCAACTACGTTAACACCAACGGCAACGGCGGCATCGGCGGCACGGCTCTGTGGGATATGCAGAACGGCTTGCGAACCTACCTGGCGGCCAAGGGGCTGACCGGTAAGTTCCGGGATACAATCGTAGTTGCGCCTACCTTTGACTACATCAAGAAAGAGGTGCTCGACTGTCAGGACGTTATTCTGCTGCTCGGTTTCTACGAGGACTTTGGGGCAAATCTGAATCCGATCGGCTGGCATTATATAACAACGGCCGGAGTATGCACGACCCAAACTCAGATTTGCATCTCCGATCCGTGGATGGATGCGCTAGAAGGCGAACCTCCGGCAGGATCGGCCCACGGCGGTACGATTCACAACGATGCCGACAACATCAGCGGGCCGCACGGGCAAATTCAGCACGATCCTTACTATTGCACCAGTACCTTGTTCCCGGGTTTCACCCAGGCGGTGGAAGTCCTGAACTACCCGACCACTTCCACGATGTTGACCAACTTCGGAGGTATGAACAACGTCCGCGACTGGGCTCCCTGGAGCGGCGGAACGGTGTGGACGATTATTGAGTATGCTTTCGTGATATGTCCCGACACGGTGATCGATACCTGTGACTATTACAAATCACCGTATGGAGACTACGCTCCGAACGGCATGCCCGATTTCGATCAGAAACAGAATTCATGGACCGATCCGACATACGGTGGATGGAGTCATTGCGGACCGGTCGCTTTGGCTAATTGCCTCTGGTGGTTCGATTCGAAATTTGAGCCGAGTCCGGTTGATCCGCGTCCGTTCTGGCCGGGACCGGGCAATCCCGCCGCCAACGACGGCTATCCGTTGGTTGTGAGTTATGATCCAACCGGTGGTTGGGACGACCATGACACCAATAATGTCATTCCGTTCGTTGACTCACTGGCTATCTATTGCCGGACCAATACTTCCGGATCGGGCACGAATGTATTCGATCTGGCGCAAGGAGCCCAGGACTGGATCGACAGCACCGGTCTTACGGGGCGTTACAATATCCGGGTGATGCCGATTGATCCTGAGTTCGGTTTCGACCAGATCCGAGAGGAAGTTCTGATCAGTCAGGATGTAATCCTGCTGCTTGGTTTCTGGGAAGAAATATCGCCGGGATCTTGCGAGCGCATAGGCGGACACTATGTGACCGTAGCAGGGACTTGTTCCGATATCGCCGACTCGTTCCTCTGTATCAGCGACCCATATTTCGATATGCACGAGGGCGAACCCCCGGCCGGATCAGCGCACGGTTCCAGTGTTCATAATGATGCTTATTACATTTCCGGACCGCACGGCACTATTTACCACGACCGCTATCAAGTAGTGACCAATACCTGCCAGCCGGTGACCGGCCTGGTATTCGTTACGGAACTGGCCGGTTATCCCGTCAACTCGGGTAATGTGCCGGTGTTTTATGGACTGAATCCCTTTGATCCATCAATCGATCCGATACCACCGCAGGGCGGGACGATTCATACGATCATCGAGTATGCCGTGATCATTTGTCCCGATTCCTCCGGTTCCGAAACCGGCGCTTGCTGTGATCCGACTACGGGAGCCTGTTATGAAACCGATTCACTGACCTGCGTCAATGCCGGTCACGATTTCCAGGGATCCGGAACGAGTTGTATGCCGAATCCGTGCGATACCTGCGATTATCAAATGCCGGGGGATGTCAATGGAAGTGGCGCGATCGATATCTCCGACATCACCTTCCTGGTTAACTATCTCTACCTGGGTGGTTCGGCTCCGCCGACACCGGCCAACGCCGATGTGAACGGTGATTGTTGCATCGACTACCGCGATGTTTTGTACCTGATCGACAACCTGTACTCAGGCGGGCCGGCGCCGGTGTCGTGTACTTGTGTCAATCCGCCGGTTTGTATTCCGGCAGCGCCCGATCATACCCTGGGAGTGGTTCGCCATAATACGGACGGATATTCAGGCGGTGATCCGACCGGCACACAATGGCACGAGCTGTGGCCGGATTACTGTCAAAACTGGTCGATCATCAACTGGATTGACAACAGTGACGGAACTTTGAGTTGGTGCGATACGGTTGATTTTTCATATCTGTCGGCGCCGTATTTCCACAGCATCGAGCACGTGGAGCGGGTAACGACCACGCTGACTCTGTACAATGCCGTGCAGGCGGCAACTATGTATGTTGACCGGATCGACACGTTGAGTGCCACGGATGCCATTGGTACGTTCTGGCACGAGGTCTATCCGACCTATTGTGAGAAATACTGCCTGGTTTATACCTCGGGAACGGGAGCCGGTCCGGTTGCGGTTGGCGACAACATTCTGATGCAGAGTCTGCCGTCCGGCACGGCCGTAAGTTGGCAGGTAACAGGAGTCGATACGGACGTTGTTTCCACTCCGCTTCCGGTTGTGGGGGATGAATACGACCATAACCTCAATGATTGGGAGTTGGGCTCCGATCCGGTCGGTTCGGAATGGAAGGAACTCTGGCCGAATCTCGACGATCTCTGGCGGATCGAGGAGTGGCGCGACAACGGCACCGGCATTCTTGACTATTGCGACACGATCATGATGCGCGGTATCGATATGACCGATTCGACGATCTGGAAGCATATCGAGGATGCCACCACCACGATCGAATTGTTCGACGGAACCGACACTCTGCTGTTTGACTACATGCGAGTGAGTCCGATGTACAACTACCTGAATTCTCCAATTGGAAGTTGGTGGTTCCAGGTCTATCCGAGCCAGTTGAACCGCATGACGATCGTCGGCTGGATAGACAACGGTAACGGATATATCGATTCGTGCGACTGGATTGATCTGGAATGGATCGATGGCGTCGACTCCGGGACAGTTGTTGCCTATCACGTCGATGGTGTCCGCGCCGATATCATATCCACCATTATCGAACCACCGGACTGCTGTCAAATCCGTGGTGATATTAACCATAGTGGGAGCGGCCCCGATATAGCCGATCTGGTTTACCTGGTGACCTATATGTTCCAGGGAGGTCCGCCGCCGCCCTGTATGGCTGAAGCTAACATTAACGGCTCGGCGGGGAGCGACGTGCCTGATATAAGTGACCTGGTCTGGCTGGTATCCTACATGTTCCAGAATGGACCGGCTCCTGTTCCGTGTCCGTAG
- a CDS encoding dockerin type I repeat-containing protein, giving the protein MFNRFATIALALMLLTGASLRADWVPEDGHKMHYPQLPNETGWAVNATSPNAIADDWMCSESGYVKDIHLWGAWMGGLETTIDSFTLSIYDDIPAEESPTGFSMPGNLLWSKTTATFIVAEIEDLTNAQGWYDPVSAAYYADDHIGYFQYNFFFDQADWYWQEEGTVYWLVVSVWVDQNDTYQWGWVSTENHWNDDAVWPIDLPTYWQDIYEPPAIWDYMHGDMNGDGTVNISDVVYFASWYEYGGPAPECDPVPGTDPLFYPCADCNGDCVINAIDLSCWQGYYPWNTCPDYPPKSEGQSLNVAFVINGSPYGPELGACCEAETYLCYQATGDDCVAAGGTFAGAGVSCDPNPCDTCLWQYPGDVDNDGSIDIGDVTYLAQYLYLDGSEPENMANADASGDCCIDSYDLFMIWQYLYYDLPQSLVECTCQEPQICFTDPVPSGAGDVWCNIGTYQPGDGNPIGTVWDDWGDAIKLYYTIQCFVDQDGDGNLSALDTISVLDPMLRMSHHKVVQMRTAAVFEDVGSGDTVYMSAYGSTHGNVYSIFNPWGSLWVEAFPESGPTYELVYWYDFPITFFAVGQRVLMQHLDGPDSLGVRELRVLTLDTGALVQDEESPSCCVLVGDVNHSGTGPDIADLVYLVNYMFNGGPEPPCMEEAWGIGGGEGIDISDLVYLVGYMFQGFAPPPPCSCPW; this is encoded by the coding sequence ATGCCATCGCCGACGACTGGATGTGCTCTGAGTCGGGGTATGTGAAGGACATTCATTTATGGGGCGCCTGGATGGGTGGACTGGAGACGACGATTGATTCGTTTACCCTGAGTATCTACGATGATATCCCCGCCGAAGAGAGCCCGACCGGATTCAGTATGCCGGGCAATCTGCTATGGTCGAAGACCACCGCTACGTTTATCGTGGCTGAGATCGAAGACCTGACGAATGCTCAGGGCTGGTACGATCCTGTTTCCGCCGCGTATTATGCCGACGATCATATCGGGTATTTTCAATATAACTTCTTCTTCGATCAGGCCGACTGGTATTGGCAGGAAGAAGGGACTGTCTACTGGCTCGTAGTCTCGGTTTGGGTCGATCAGAACGATACGTATCAATGGGGGTGGGTATCTACTGAAAATCATTGGAACGACGATGCCGTCTGGCCGATAGACTTGCCTACGTATTGGCAGGATATTTACGAGCCGCCGGCGATCTGGGACTATATGCATGGAGATATGAACGGAGACGGCACAGTCAATATCTCGGATGTAGTTTACTTCGCGAGTTGGTATGAGTATGGCGGGCCGGCGCCGGAATGTGATCCCGTACCCGGTACCGATCCCCTGTTTTACCCTTGTGCCGATTGCAACGGTGACTGTGTTATCAATGCGATAGACCTGTCGTGCTGGCAGGGATATTATCCCTGGAATACCTGTCCCGACTATCCGCCAAAATCAGAAGGGCAATCGCTCAATGTGGCTTTTGTCATAAACGGCAGTCCGTACGGTCCTGAGTTAGGGGCTTGCTGTGAGGCGGAGACCTATCTATGCTATCAGGCTACGGGGGATGATTGTGTGGCCGCCGGGGGTACTTTCGCCGGGGCCGGTGTTTCCTGCGATCCAAATCCGTGCGACACCTGCCTGTGGCAATATCCCGGCGATGTTGACAACGACGGCTCGATCGACATCGGCGATGTAACCTATCTGGCGCAGTATTTGTACCTGGACGGTTCGGAGCCGGAAAACATGGCCAACGCCGACGCCAGCGGTGACTGTTGCATCGATTCGTACGACTTGTTCATGATCTGGCAATATCTCTATTATGATCTCCCGCAATCGTTGGTTGAATGTACCTGCCAGGAGCCTCAAATCTGTTTCACGGACCCGGTTCCCAGTGGAGCGGGGGATGTCTGGTGCAATATTGGCACCTATCAGCCCGGTGACGGCAATCCGATCGGCACCGTTTGGGACGATTGGGGTGATGCCATTAAGCTCTACTATACGATACAATGCTTTGTGGATCAGGACGGAGATGGGAATCTGAGCGCTCTCGATACGATCAGCGTGCTCGATCCCATGCTGCGGATGTCTCATCATAAAGTGGTGCAGATGCGGACGGCCGCTGTGTTTGAAGATGTCGGGAGTGGTGACACGGTGTATATGTCAGCATACGGCAGCACACATGGCAACGTTTACAGCATTTTTAATCCATGGGGATCATTGTGGGTTGAAGCATTCCCCGAGAGTGGCCCGACCTATGAGTTGGTTTACTGGTATGATTTCCCAATAACCTTCTTTGCTGTAGGACAACGGGTTCTCATGCAGCACCTGGATGGCCCGGACTCGTTGGGAGTCAGAGAATTACGAGTTCTTACGCTTGATACCGGAGCGCTTGTCCAGGACGAGGAGAGTCCCTCCTGTTGCGTTTTGGTCGGTGATGTTAATCATTCCGGAACCGGACCGGATATTGCCGATTTAGTATATCTGGTCAATTATATGTTTAACGGTGGTCCGGAACCGCCGTGCATGGAGGAAGCATGGGGCATCGGGGGAGGAGAAGGAATCGATATCTCCGACCTGGTTTATCTAGTGGGTTACATGTTCCAGGGCTTCGCACCACCACCGCCATGCTCGTGCCCGTGGTAG